DNA sequence from the uncultured Ilyobacter sp. genome:
AAGAGGTAAGTCCCTGACTTTTTTTCCATCTTTATTTCATTTTTTAAGAAGCTCTTTGCCTCTTCATTAGATATTATATCCCCAAACATTATCTTTCCGCCTTTTCTATTTTCCTCAAAACTTCGATTTTATCAAGAGCTATACCAGCTCCGATAACTACACTTTCTAGAGGACCTGTGGAAAGCTTTACAGGAAGGTGGGTGTGCTTTGAGATAAGCTCTGGGAAATTCCTTATAAGAGATCCCCCTCCTGCCATTACTATCCCTTTATCTACTATATCTGCCGACAATTCCGGCGGAGTTTTCTCTAAAACCTGTTTTACAGATGTCACTATCTCCATAAGAGAATCCTCTATAGCCTCTAGCACCTCACTAGAAGTTATAGTGAGAGGTTTGGGAAGTCCGGTAACCATATCTCTTCCCTTTATTGTCATCGTCTCCTCTTCATCTAAGGCCAGTGCAGTCCCTATCTGTATCTTTATCTGTTCAGCTGTTTTTTCCCCTATAAGGAGATTATGAGTCTTTTTGATATATTTTATTATATCTTCGTCGAAGTTGTTTCCTGCCGTTCTTATAGATTTACTTACCACTGTACCACCTAGGGATATCACTGCTATGTCAGTAGAACCTCCACCTATATCCACTATCATATTTCCTTCTGGTGCCGATATATCTATACCAGAACCTAGAGCAGCAGCCCTGGCCTCCTCTATAAGATAGGCTCTTTTTGCCCCTGCTGATATTGCAGCCTCTAGCACGGCTCTTTTTTCCACCCCTGTTACCTCTATAGGCACACATATCATCACTTCAGGAAGAACAAAGTTATATTTCCCAAATACCTTCTTTATAAAATACTTTATCATCGCCTCTGTGATGTCATAGTCTGCTATTACCCCTTCACTGAGAGGTCTCACTGCGATGATGTGATCAGGAGTTTTCCCAAGCATATCCTTGGCTTCCTGTCCCACTGCCAGTACTTTTTTTGTCTCTTTATCCACTGCCACAACAGAGGGTTCATTAAGGACTATCTGCTCTTTCTGCTTGTGATAGACAAGGGTGTTTGCAGTCCCTAGATCTATACCTATACTCTTTTGAATCTTCATGCCAGGCCATTTGATTTTTACTTTCATCTTCTTCATTATTCTTCACCCTCTGATATATGATTTTCCAGTATCTTTCTTATTATGCCTGTCTCTCCGTTGATGTAAAAGGCCGCTACCAGTGCTTCAAATGCTGTGGCCTCTCTGTATTCCATGATGGTGCACGATCTAGGGAAACTCTTTATATTACTGTTCTTTGCTCGTCTAGCTACCGCCTTATATTCTTCATCTAGATCTTCTAATATACTTTTAAAAATTACACTTTGAGCCTTAGCGTTGACCAGTTTCTTCACCCTTTTATTTAGGGCATTTATCTTATACCCTTTTTCTACAAAATACTCCCTCACAGCCAACTCCCACACTGCATCCCCGAGATAGGCTAAAGGCAGTCCTCCGGCATCTTTCAGATCTATATTGACCATGTAGTTTTATCCTTACCATCTTTTATCTTTACGCCCATATCGCTGAGCCTGTCTCTTATCTTATCAGAGAGAGCCCAGTTTCTTTCCACTCTTGCATTTTGACGGATTTCTAGTATGAAGTCCACCAGTTCCGAGGTCATATTTCCTACTTTTTTCTCAACCTTGATATCTATTCCCAAGACCTCTATAACTGCCTCTTTTATAAAATCAGAAGCTGCCTGTAAAACCTCTCTTCCCTCTGAATCTAGCGAAGTTCCGTCCATGAACTTATTCATCTCTTTTATAAGCTCAAAAATAGCCCCTAAACCCTGGGAAGTGTTAAAGTCCTCATCCATTGCGGCGATGAATTTATTTTTAGATTCTTCCATTGCTTTTGCAAGACTGGCTAGGGCCATGTTGTCTCCTGTACTGTCTCTTTCATCCATCTTTTCAAGGACTCTCATTAGGCTGTTTTCTATTCTCTCAACAGCTGCCTTTGCCTGATTCAACTCCTCATCAGAAAAATCTATAGGTTTCCTGTAATGAGAACTCAGTACAAAGAATCTAACCACTTTACCCTCGTATTTTTCCAAAACCTCTCTTAAAAGAAAAAAGTTACCAAGGGATTTAGACATTTTTTCACCCTTTACATTTATATATCCGTTGTGTATCCAGTACCTTGCAAAATCTCCTCCAGTTGCACATTTAGACTGGG
Encoded proteins:
- a CDS encoding rod shape-determining protein, which codes for MKVKIKWPGMKIQKSIGIDLGTANTLVYHKQKEQIVLNEPSVVAVDKETKKVLAVGQEAKDMLGKTPDHIIAVRPLSEGVIADYDITEAMIKYFIKKVFGKYNFVLPEVMICVPIEVTGVEKRAVLEAAISAGAKRAYLIEEARAAALGSGIDISAPEGNMIVDIGGGSTDIAVISLGGTVVSKSIRTAGNNFDEDIIKYIKKTHNLLIGEKTAEQIKIQIGTALALDEEETMTIKGRDMVTGLPKPLTITSSEVLEAIEDSLMEIVTSVKQVLEKTPPELSADIVDKGIVMAGGGSLIRNFPELISKHTHLPVKLSTGPLESVVIGAGIALDKIEVLRKIEKAER
- a CDS encoding ribonuclease III domain-containing protein; its protein translation is MVNIDLKDAGGLPLAYLGDAVWELAVREYFVEKGYKINALNKRVKKLVNAKAQSVIFKSILEDLDEEYKAVARRAKNSNIKSFPRSCTIMEYREATAFEALVAAFYINGETGIIRKILENHISEGEE